The genome window TTGTATTGTTGATATTCATCAAAATTCCTAAACATGACATACCAAAACAAACTGAAAAAGTCTCATTTTTTGCAGATATGGTATCAGGAATAAAGTACTGTTTTTCAGATAAGTTCATTAGAAAAGTACTTTTCACTTATGGGGCATTCATGCTTCTTTGTGTTCCATCAGGATTTCTTATAGGGCTTTTGATTGAACGAACATTTGGCAAGGGCTATATATATTTGTCTATTATTGAAATGATTGGATTTTTAGGTATGGTTTTAGGTGGATTGATTATAGGTGTTTTTGGTGGCTTTAAAAATAGAAATAAGACCTTTTTTATAGCGATATTATCTTATGCTATTTTTTCAATTATTCTAGGTCTTGTAACACAAGCTTGGCAATTTTTTATATTTATGTTTTTTACTAATTTTTCAATTCCAATTATTCAAGCATCAGCTATGACTATGTTACAAGAACATGTAGCACCACAAATGCAAGGTCGAGTTCTTAGCTTACCTATTATTATATACACTGGTTTTATACCTCTTGGTATGGTGATTTTCGGTCCAATGGCAGATGTAATATCTATTAATAATTTAATAATCGTAGCAGGTATTATACTCTTATTTTTTGCCTTGGCTATCCCCTACTCCAAACAGTTTTACAAACAAGGAATATTTAATTCAGAAAAATCCGAATGATATACTTAAATAGTTCAACTTGATTTACCTGATTAAAAATAATTATGTAATTTAAAATATATATTTTAAATTACATAATTTCTATATCAAATAACATTTTGATACTATCTTATATTAATTTTATATAATAATACCTCCGTTTCACTTCATATCAACAATTAAATTTATGATAGAAACGGAGGAAAACAAAGTTATTTGCATAATTTAAGTACCTACTAAATTTTTTACTAAGTGGCTCTAATTATATTGAACTTTTTACTAAATTACATTAAGTAACTATAAAATAAAATTAACTATTACACTATACAAAGTATCTGCTTGTCTTTTCCATAAGAAAATGTTAACTCTTCGACTTTTATCATCTATCACAACCTCCTTCATCATTTTTTTCTTTTTGTCGTCTACCCCACTACTTTCAAACTTAATTTTAAGTGAATAGAAACCAAGACTATCAATATAATAGTCCACCATGTATACCATTTCATAGGTACTCCACATTCTAAGTTTATTTAACTACCCTTCGATTTTTTTAATTTATTTAAACTTATTTTATTTCTATTCGGTGAAATCAAAATATCTCTCTTGTGAAATCGAAGTGAAATATATAGTAATGACTAAATAAACAAATTGAATTAAATACTTACTTGTGTTAAAGGTAACTTTAACGTGTATAATAAATTTGAGGTGATAAAATGAAAAAGGTTTTATATTTAATTCGTCTACAAGGTTGGCGTGATTCTCCATTAACAGCAACAGTAATTCAACAAGCTAAAATTCCTAGAGAATACTTTACAAGTAATGAGATTTTTTGATGATACTTACTTCCAAACTTTCTAAAGTACTTAGGATACGTTGAAATATATTGGAGATATACATCTCATGGTACTACTTATCGTCATTTTATATGTTATTGGAGTCATTAGTAAAATTGATTCCAATAAAATTAGCAATTGGTGTATTTTAAAATTTACCTACTATGAAGGTGAAACTCTCGAGCTATTAGTAATTATTAATCATGATTTTTCTGAAATAAACAATTAAAACCCTTTAAAAAATATGAAGGAGGTTGGCGTAAATGGAAATTAGAATGTTAAAATACTTCCTTACAGTAGCAGAAGAACAGAATATTACCCAAGCTGCAAAAAAACTTCATATCACTCAACCTACATTAAGTAGACAAATTAGAGAATTTGAAGAAAGTTTACATATTGACTTATTCATACGACAAAACAAAAAACTTTATTTAACCGAACCAGGAATGTTCTTGAAAAAAAGAGCAGAAGAAATTTTGGAATTGAATGAAAAGACTGAACAGGAATTTGCTAACTATCAAAATGCAATCTTGAAGGGTCAAATTTCAATAGGTTGTGTAGAAGCAAATAGCTCTCGTTTTTTGTCACAAATGTTAGAGGAAATGATTGCAGACCATCCACAAGTAACCTTCAATATCTTTAGTGGAACAAGCAATGATATAGTTGAAAAATTGGATAAAGGTCTTTTAGATGTAGCACTGTTAATAGAACCAGCTCCTGTAGATAAGTATAATAAGTTGGTTTTACCAGATAAAGAAATATGGGGGTTGTTGGTATCTACTGAACATTTTTTAACGAATCAACACAGTGTTTCTGCAAAAGAAATTTTGGGTGTACCATTAATTTGTTCAAGTCGAAAAGAAGTACAGAATATGCTTTGTTCATGGGGAAATTTTACAGAAGATGATTTAAACATTATTGGAAAATACAATTTAATTTTTAATGTAATCTCTTTAGTTGAAAACAAAGTTGGTGTAGCTCTGGCAATTAAAGGTGCAGTTGATAATCGAAAAGACAACACAAAATTTCTTCCTTTTACTCCTTCTATGGAAACTAATTGTGTTCTTGTATGGAAAAAAGATTCAATCCGTAGTTCAACAGTTCTAACATTCATAAAAAAAATAGAATATGCTTTGAAAGCATAAAACTAAGCCTAATAGGTATTGGACTATATGTAAATAAAGCTGTAACATTAACTTGTAAGCTATTCGAGTTTATGTTATAGCTTTTTTGAGGTGATAAAGCTGATAATGCTGTTTCAAATTGGCTTACTCAATATCCAGTAACGGAGGAGATATAAATGGCAAAATCTGAAGAAGTAAAAAATAAGAAAGAAGGAATAAAACATGAAAAAACAAACAGCTGGAAGAGATAACTTAGGTGAATTTGCTCCACAATTTGCTACATTAAATGATGATATATTATTTGGAGAAATATGGGCACGTGAAAAAGAACTGTCTCCTAGAGATCGTAGCTTAATTACTATAGCAAGTCTTTTAACACAAGGTGTCCCACAATTAGAAGCACATCTAAATATTGCTAAAGAAAACGGTGTAACTAAAGAAGAAATCGTAGAATTAATTACACATCTTTCTTTTTATGCTGGATGGCCCAAAGCATGGTCAGCTTTTAATTTAGCAAAAGAAATTTTTGATGATAAAGAATAATTTGTTTTACTCTAGCAATCAATTGACTGGTTGCTAAAGTAAAACTGTCGATAAAGGAGATAAAATGACATTTTTTTCAATGAAATTAATTGCCTTATTATCAGTTGCTCTGATTGTTAATTCCGCACCGGCCATTTCTGCAAATAACCCAGCAATTATACAAAGCTTCCCCTATGTAAGCCCAGTATACGTTGGACTTCTAACCACGATTCCATCACTATTTTTAGTGATTGGTGTCTTTTTAACTAGTTTAATTGAAAATAGGATAGGTAAGAAATATACCATCATTACAGGATTAATCATAGTAGGTATCTTTGGAACATTACCTGCTTGGTATCAAGGTAGTTTTTTTATTCTATTTCTTTCAAGATGTTTATTGGGACTAGGTATTGGTTTATTTAATCGCTTATTAATTCAAATGATTAGCAGTTTGTACCAAAAAGATACTAGAAATAAAGTAAAAGCATTGGGATTAGAAAGTGCTTGTGAAGGTTTAGGCGGTATTATTATGACAATAAGTGTTGGACAACTAATAAAAAGAAACTGGTCAATTTCCTTCATAGTTTATGGCTTTGCTATTGTTAGTTTAGTTTTTGTTGCTATTTTTATTCCGAATCAAAGATTGAATCTTGTAAATACGGAAGAAATTGATACACAAGTTTCGGTTTCAAAAGAACGGAGAACGAAATCTATTCTTTTAGGTTTTATTTTATTTTGTATCGTTCTTTTGTTCATTAATTACAATTTGCAAATCACACCACTATTAATTGAACGAAGTATTGGTAATGCGACAAATGGTAGTAATATGATTGCAGCCATTGCAGCAGGAGCTTTTATTGCAGGAAATTTATTTGGAGTAACGTATATGTATTTGAAACGCTGGCTGTTACCTATTGCAGCATTCATTGCGGGTATAAGTATCTTTTTAACCAATTTGTCTTCCTCTGTTATATTTATTTTAATTTGTTCATTGACTTTAGGTTTTGCTTTTCGTAATATTATGCCTTACTTTATGCATACGTTTACTACCGGCGGAGAGGAAGTAGCAAAATTTGGAACGACTGTTGTCTTAGTTGCTTATAACTTGGGGGCAACTCTCGCTCCATATGCTTCTCAAGCTATTTCCTTTTTCAGTTCAAACACAAGCGCGAGCAATCAAATAATTGTCACTGGATTATCATTATGTTGTATTGGTTTTATTACATTGATTTTTAATAAGCATATGACTGTTTAGAAAAATACTAAGGAGGAATATAAATGGAATACGTTAAATTAGGAAATACAGGGATGGATGTTTCAAGAATTTGTCTAGGAACAATGAGTTTTGGTAATCCAAATAACTGGATTCACAAGTGGGTATTATGAGGAAGAAGAAAGTCGCCCAATTATTAAACGTGCACTAGATTTAGAAATCAATTTTTTTGATACAGCAAATGTTTATTCTCTAGGACATAGCGAAGAGATTTTAGGAAAAGTTTTAAAGGATTATGCAAATCGAGATGAAATTATTCTAGCAACAAAAGTTCATCAAAAAATGTTTGATGGACCAAATGGTCAAGGTCTATCTAGAAAAGCAATTATGTCACAAATCAATGATAATGTATTTAGACTAGGTAAAAAAATTACAAATTATGAATCTAAAATAAATAATTGTGAAATGAGAAGACTTAGTAAATGATTGTTTGAATTTTAGGAGTGTGACTTATTATGTATCTTTTTCAAAAAATCGAAGAAACTGTTTTTAAACAAAATGATGCAAGACGTACAATCGGAGAATTTCTTTTAACAAATAGAACGAAATTAGCAAGCTATTCGATGGATGAAATTGCACGAATGACCCATACTTCTAAACCAACACTGGTTCGCTTTGCAAAGTACTTTGATTATTCTGGTTGGAAAGAGTTCGTTTATGCTTTTACACATGAGCTTGCTCACTTTGATGATAGTCATCTTGATGTAGATATTAATATACCATTTAATAGTTCATCAGATACATTGGAAATCATTGAAAATATTGCGAATCTTCGTATTCAAACAATAAAAGAAACAACTTCTTTAATGTCAGTTTCAGATATAAACAAGGCAGCTCAAATTCTTAATGATGCACAAACCATTATGATTTATGGAAGAAGTCCAAATTCGTATTTTGGAGAATTGTTTAAAAGAAATTTGAATACAATTCATAAAAAAGCGTTTGTTACAGATGCAGATGAATCTGGTCTTGTTTCGAATATGCTGACTCACAAGGATTGCGCAGTAATTATATCTTATTCTGGAAATAATTCTGATTCCTATCCAATGAAAAACGTAAAGTTACTTTTGAATAATAGTGTCCCTATAATTAGTATTACAAGTGGTGGAGATAATTATTTACGAGACTATTCTACAATTGTTCTGAATATATCAAGTAGAGAGAAATTGTATTCAAAGATTGCGAATTTCTCTACTGAAGAATCGATTCAATTCATTTTGAACATTCTATATGCAAAAATATTTTCATTGAATTATAATCAGAACATGCAGACGAAAATTGAAAACTCTCGTACGTTGGAATCGAGCAGAAAAGCCACCTTTAAAGATATATCTGAAGATTTTTAACCGAAAAGGAATTCACTAAAAATAGTGAGTTCCTTTTTTTACTAAATTACCTCTTAAAAAGCTAATCTTTCAAATGAATGTAATAGTTAGTTTATATAGAATTATTGTTCAATACCTCGTTCCGTTAATGTGGAATCACAAACTCCTTGAAGTTTCTTTAATTAATTAAAAAAATTTTGTTATCATGCTCTCTTTTTACGAAAAGTATATCAGTTAAAGTAAACATTATATCAATATGATTTTTTTAAATCATAAAATAAATTTCACAAAAAATAGTGTATTTGAAAATAATATGGAATCTATTTCGAGTTTGGTTAAAACTATTGGAAAAGCTATCTATAAATGATAAATTGTATCCAGAAGGAACATTATGTCTTACCGGTGACAGCATAAATTTTCTTTAAATTTATTTAGGAGTGGTTTGTATGAGTAAAAAATATGAACAGTTGGCAAAAGATATTATTCAACAATTAGGTGGCAAAGAAAACATTACTGATGCATATCATTGTCAAACTAGATTACGCTTTAAATTAGCAGATGAATCGAAGTTAAACAAAGATAAGCTAGAGAATTTAGATGGTGTTACTAAATATATCAATAATGCTGGTGTCCACCAAGTAGTAATTGGAACACATATAAAAGATGTATTTGAAGAAATTGAAAAGAATATTGATGTTCAAAGTTCAAGTGATAGCAGTTCATCAGAAAAAAAAGGTCCTGTTGCCATAGTAATTGATTTTGTTGCAGGAACTTTCCAACCAGTTATTCCAGCATTATCTGGTGCCGGAATGGTTAAAGCAGTTTTAGCACTTTTAATTGTATTTAATGTTATCACACCTGATTCTCAAACATATTACATGCTAAATCTATTTGCTGATGGAGTATTCTTATTCCTACCAATGATTTTAGCATTTACTGTTGCACAAAAATTGAGATGTAATCCAATTCTTGCAGTTTCTGTTGCAGCAATGATGATGCATCCAAACTGGGGAGCACTTGTAACTGCGGGTAATCCAGTAAACTTTTTCGGATTTATACCATTTACTTTAGTTAATTATACTGGTTCTGTTATCCCTATTTTAATTGTTATTTTTTCCCAATCATATGTAGAAAAATTCTTAAGAAGAGTTATTCCTAAATCAATAGAGTTAGTGTTTGTTCCAATGTTGACATTCCTTATTATGGGAACATTAGCCTTTTCACTGTTAGGTCCAATTGGAAGTATTCTTGGTGGCTACTTAGCAACATTCTTTACTTACTTAAGTGTGAATGTAAGTTGGTTACCAGCTGTTCTTATCGGTGGTTTACTACCAGTCATGGTTATGTTTGGTTTACACAATGGAGTGGCTCCACTTGGAGTTATGCAAATGGCTGAATTAGGTTATGACAGTATCTTTGGACCAGGTGCTTTGGTTTCAAATATTGCTCAAGCAACTGCATCTGCTGTAGTTGCTTTCCGCACAAAAAATAAGAAATTAAAACAAGTAGCAATTTCTGGTTCGATTACAGCTTATATGGGAATTACTGAACCAACACTTTATGGAGTTAACTTACCTAAAAGATATCCATTGATTGCCGCAATGATTGGTGGAGCATCTGGTGGTCTTTATGCTGGATTGACAAATACACACCGTTTTGCAACTGGTTCATCTGGATTACCAGCAGTGTTACTCTATATTGGTGATGATACAATGAGATTCTTCTGGAACATCATCATTGCTTTGATTATTTCAGCAGCTGTTACTGCAACATTTACATATATTTTAAGCTTTAAATATGAAAAAGAAGAGGAAGTAGAAGAAGTTCCAGAAATCAAACCAGTTGTTTTAGATGATACTCGTCTAATTAGTCCAATTCCTGGTACCGTGATTCCATTAAATCAGGTTCAAGATGAAGCTTTCGCATCAGAAGCATTAGGTAAAGGATTTGCAGTTGAGCCATCTGAAGGAGAAGTTTTTGCACCATTCAATGGAAAAGTTGTAGCAGTTTTCCCTACAAAGCATGCTATTGGTCTAGTTTCTGATACTGGTGTTGAAATTTTAATTCATGTTGGCTTGAACACAGTCGAATTGAATGGTCAATATTTTGATGCATTAGTTGAAGTAAATCAAAGGGTAACAAAAGGTCAATTACTACTAACTTTTGATATAAATAAAATTAAAGAAGCTGGCTACCCAACTCAAGTTCCAGTTGTGGTAACCAATACACCTCAGTATTCGTCAATTGAAACAATTAAACAAGGAAATATAAATAAAGATGAAGATGTATTAGCAATCAGAGTTTAGGAGTGATTTAATATGGCATTAAGTAAAAATTTTTTATGGGGTGGCGCAACATCTGCTAACCAAGCTGAAGGTGGCGCGTTAGAAAGTGGAAGGGGTTTATCAAATGTAGACCTTCTTCCAACAGGACCAGATAGGAAGAAAGTAGCATCTGGTGATTTAGAAATGTTGGAGTGGCAAGAAGGATATTATTATCCAGCAAAAGTTGCGATTGATATGTATCATAGATATATGGAAGATATACAGTTATTCGCAGAAATGGGTTTTAAAGTCTATAGAATGTCTCTTTCATGGTCTCGTATCTTTCCAAATGGCAATGATAAAGAACCTAACGAAGAAGGTCTAATTTTTTACGAAAATATTTTTAGGGAATTAAGAAAACATAATATTGAACCATTAGTAACAATTGCCCATTTTGATGTTCCTGTTCATTTAATCAAAGAATATGGTGGCTGGAAAAACCGCAAGTTAATTGATTTTTATGTTAAATATGCAGAAACGATAATTAAACGTTATAAAGGACTAGTTAAATACTGGTTAACAATCAACGAAATCAATATTTTACTTCACCAACCCTTCGTAGGTGGAGGAATCGTCTTTAAAGAAGGCGATAACAAGCAAGAAATTAAATATCAGGCAGCGCATCATCAATTAGTTGCGAGTGCATTAGCAACTAAAATTGCTCATGAGGTAGATAGCGAAAATATGGTTGGATGTATGTTAGCTGGTGGAAGCCATTATCCATACACTTGCCGACCAGAAGACTACCAAGAAGCAATTAATCGTGATAGAGAAGGTTATTTTTTTATTGATGTACAAGCACGTGGTAAATATCCAAACTATGCCTTGAAAAAATTTGAACGTGAAGGTTTGAATATTCAAATGAAAAATGGCGATAAAGAAATTCTCGCGGCTTCACCAGTAGATTTCGTCACATTTTCTTATTATTGTTCACGAACGGTTAGTGCGTATCCAGAGGATTATGCACAGGCAACAGGAAATTTGTTCCCATCAATCAAAAATGAATACCTTCCTTCTACTGAATGGGGATGGCAGATTGATCCTCTTGGTTTAAGAAATTCCTTAAATCAAATGTATGACCGTTATCAAAAACCCTTATTTATTGTTGAAAATGGCTTAGGTTCAATTGATACACCAGATAAAAATGGTTATGTTGAAGACGATTATCGTATTGATTATTTGAAAAAACATATTCAAGCATTCAAGGATGCAGTAGAAATCGACGGTGTAGAACTACTCGGTTATACGACTTGGGGTTGTATTGATTTAGTTGCAGCCAGCACCGGACAAATGAGTAAACGTTATGGATTTATCTATGTTGATTGTGATGATGAAGGTAATGGCACTTTGAAAAGAACGAAGAAAAAATCATTTGAATGGTACAAAAAAGTTATCGCTTCAAATGGTGAAGAATTATAATAGATACTTGCCTTAAAGTTAACTTTAATTGAGAATATTATAATGAACAACAAAAGAATAGTGCTAAGCTCTATTCTTTTGTTATTTAGAAGTAAAAAATTTAGAAAAATCTTTCCTAAAATCAATGAATTTTTTGGAATATCAATAGTGTATCTAAGTAATAAGGAATTAACTTTTGTTAAAAGTATTTTGAGCTAAATGGTTTTGTTATATAATCATCTGCACCATATTCATAACCCTTTAATTTGTCCTCCTCTTCACCTTTAGTTGTCAATATAATAATAGGTATATTAGTCATTTCACGTGAAACTCTACACACTGAAAATCCATCTAAATATAGCATCATAATATCCAATATCACTAAATCTATATTATTGTTGTTTAATATTGTAAGTTCCTCTACTCCATCATCAGCAATTATACAAGTATATCCTCCTTTTTGCATATATTCTACAATAATACCTTGCATTTTTTCATCTTTTACAACTAGTATTTTAGCATTTTTATTTTTTAACTATTTTTTGTAGACTTTATTTTAGCTTATATTAATTTATTTATCAACTATTTTTTCATAGTATTTTGATAGTATTTTTTTATACTCTTATTAATAGCGTTGATATTATTGATAAAAATAGCCTGCTAACTTTATCTCCTGTTAGCAGGCTAAAATATTTCTAGAATAATAATTATATTACTTTATTACTGTTCCATTTTTTCGATTAAAATATATTCTAAAACAAATATCTTCAACTAATGAATAAATTGCACTTGTTATAAAATACAGACCTATGGCTACTGGAGTTCTAACAGTCAATATAAGACTTGTTATAGTAGTTACTATAGCCATTTGTTTATTAAACTTTGCCTGAGAATTTATCCTAAAATATGGTATATAATTCACTAAGTTTGAAGCTAACATAATTAATGTATATATACAAGGTAATATAAATAAGTTATCAAATGCACCTAAATTAGCAATCCACGGAATTATAATTGTTGTAAATCCCTTTGTCATATCTAAACATACATGATATAAAGCATATACTACTGGCATTTGTACTAAAACTATAAGGCATCCCAGCATACTCTTCATACTTTCTACAGAATTTACTTGTATTTGTTTTTCCAGTTCCTTAGTATCATTCTTATACTTTTCTTTTATATGTTCCATTTTTTCTGCTAATTCTTGCTGTTTTTTCATAGAAAACCTTTGTTTTAATGATAGTGGCATTAGTACTAACTTCACTATTAAAGTTATAAGTACAATAGAAATTCCAAAATCTCCTGTAAAGTTAAATAATATACTTAATAATCCTTGCAATATACTTGAAATGAAATCCATTTTATTCTCTCCTTTTATTTTTAATCTTTAGAATTATAACAGATTCATTTCAAATTAAAATAAACTACAATACCTCCAAATATCATATTTCTGAAAAACTATATATTGTTTAGGCAATCTTTCTTCAGAATATGCAGTTCTATTTGCAAATAAGTTTCTCATTAAAACATATTTAATTTTATGATTTAAGAGGTCTTTGCAAAAATAAAATATACTTCCAATAATGGATACCAATAATGTCATATAAATTAGTATATATAACATACTATCCATATCTAATCTCACTACATCACCACCTCAATACTTATATTTATTTTTATACAATTTCAAGGCTTAAATAATTCCAGTATTCATATTTAGTTTTAAATAATTATATTATAAAAAGCTCCTAATGTAAATATACAGATTATCATATTTATTATTCTTATTTATCATACTTACATTTATAAGTATCCAATCTTAACTCTTTTAATCTTTAATAGAAACCACCTAAAGTATTATTTTTTATGTCTAAAAAAACAATATTGAGTTTTTATAGTCTATTTTTCAATTATAAACCTTAATTCAATATAATCCTAATATAATACTAAATACAACCTTTGATACCGTCAGTATTAAATATTATACCTAATACAATCCATTAGTATAATCGTATAATCTTTGATACAATTCTTAATATAATCATTAATAATCTGATACTAAAATCAATGACTTTTTTCCAGATTAATGCTAAAATAATTAAAAATAGAAAATAAAACTCAAAGGAATTTTCCCCAAAAATAAACGGAGGTTACTTAAGATGATAAGTGATTCTATATCAAAAAGACGCAGTATTAGAAAATATAAAAATCAAAGCATTTCACATGAAACTATAGAGAAAATAATTGAAGCTGGAATAAATGCACCTTCATCTAAAAACAGACAACCATGGCGTTTTGTTGTTGTCACTGAAAAGGAAAAAGAATCTATGCTTAAAGCTATGACTAAAGGCATTCAAAATGAAATTGATGACAATGGACTTCTTACAGAAAGTCGTCAACATATTGCTGGTGCAAATTACACAGTTAAAATTATGGAACAAGCTCCAGTAACAATCTTTATTTTAAACATATTAGGTAAATCACCTTTAGAAAGCTTATCTGCTGAAGAACGCTTTTATGAAATGGCAAATATACAATCAATTGGAGCTGCAATTCAAAACATGTCACTTGAGGCTGTGGAATTAGGTCTAGGTAGTCTTTGGATTTGTGATGTATATTTTGCATATCGTGAATTATGTGAGTGGTTAGATACAGACAGCCAATTGGTAGCAGCAATATCTTTGGGTTATCCTGATGAAGAACCAGCAATGAGACCTAGATTACGATTAAGCGATGTAACTGAGTGGAGATAAATAATTATATTGGGTAAATAAGACTAACAGAATTTATATTAGGCGAGGTATTTTAATGAAAAAAATAGTTAAATCTTTTACATTTTGGTTTCTTTTAATAGCATTATTTGAGATTTATATGCATCAAATTGGTCAAGACTCAAAAAGTATTGTTCTAATAAGCTTAAATCCTATCTTATCTATTATTTCTCGCACTGATAGTTTTCTTGTTTTTATGGATTCAGGTATGCAAATACCATGTAGAACGATTATGGGGTCAATTTCGATTTATTGGTACATAGCATCTATACTTTCTTTTCTTATTTATGGCATAATCTTAGATTTGATTAGAGTAATTATTTCTAAAATTGTACACAAAACAAAATAAACATTGTAAATAGTGCATTTTCTTGAGCTATTATGAAAATTTGATTGTTTTTTAAAC of Clostridioides sp. ES-S-0054-01 contains these proteins:
- a CDS encoding nitroreductase, which encodes MISDSISKRRSIRKYKNQSISHETIEKIIEAGINAPSSKNRQPWRFVVVTEKEKESMLKAMTKGIQNEIDDNGLLTESRQHIAGANYTVKIMEQAPVTIFILNILGKSPLESLSAEERFYEMANIQSIGAAIQNMSLEAVELGLGSLWICDVYFAYRELCEWLDTDSQLVAAISLGYPDEEPAMRPRLRLSDVTEWR